One segment of Shewanella piezotolerans WP3 DNA contains the following:
- a CDS encoding DNA polymerase III subunit chi, which translates to MSQTLFYLMPNGKSTQRHEPLLALQQVYDFACELARQAFINQQWVYIHCTDKEQAYAIDELLWQLAPQSFVPHNLKGEGPTGGAPVEIGFDRLGANKNRHVLINLADQVPQFAVNFVQIIDFVANDDSHKAIARDRYRQYRTLGIALTTQDLSNTTN; encoded by the coding sequence ATGTCGCAGACTCTGTTTTACCTGATGCCTAACGGCAAAAGTACCCAGCGCCATGAGCCATTATTGGCGTTGCAGCAGGTATACGATTTTGCCTGTGAATTGGCTCGACAGGCGTTTATTAATCAGCAATGGGTCTATATTCATTGCACTGACAAAGAACAAGCTTATGCCATCGATGAACTGTTATGGCAGTTAGCACCGCAATCTTTCGTGCCCCATAACCTTAAAGGTGAAGGCCCGACAGGCGGCGCCCCAGTTGAAATAGGCTTTGATCGGCTTGGGGCCAACAAAAATCGTCATGTTCTGATTAATCTTGCAGACCAAGTGCCGCAATTTGCGGTAAACTTTGTGCAGATTATCGACTTCGTTGCCAACGACGACAGCCATAAAGCGATCGCACGCGATCGCTACCGGCAATATCGCACTCTTGGGATAGCGTTAACGACCCAAGACTTGAGCAATACAACCAATTAA
- a CDS encoding cell division protein ZapA has product MGNKAIEITLMGRTYSIACPDGQETALRHVAHNLEKQLMSLKARTNNISREEIAIMAALNTGYELLEEQQKNQDYNKQMDEKIGLLQSTLEDALVERSTKSD; this is encoded by the coding sequence ATGGGTAACAAGGCGATTGAAATTACCCTTATGGGGCGCACCTACTCTATCGCTTGTCCGGATGGACAAGAGACAGCACTTAGGCACGTCGCACATAATCTTGAAAAGCAGTTAATGTCGCTTAAAGCGCGCACTAACAATATCAGCCGTGAAGAAATTGCGATTATGGCAGCATTAAATACTGGTTATGAGCTGTTAGAAGAACAGCAGAAGAATCAAGATTATAACAAGCAGATGGATGAAAAAATCGGTTTGCTGCAGTCAACTTTAGAAGATGCGTTAGTTGAACGCTCTACGAAAAGCGATTAA
- a CDS encoding UPF0149 family protein, producing MATLPTLRMDNLLAALNEAEIGQHPVEVHGALVGLICGGVEQSSKGWTLPLLELMNDGQALPPKLQTMVEELYQDAVTRLSDTDFGFSPMLPEEEETLAKRVEALSLWVQSFLTGIAIIQPKLNKASKDVREVIQDLSEIAQVEFDVAEDEESEAALIELMEFTRMAALLCYSEFGPAIEDDKPIDLGVLH from the coding sequence ATGGCGACTCTACCAACGCTGCGTATGGATAACCTACTTGCGGCACTTAATGAAGCTGAAATTGGTCAGCACCCTGTTGAAGTTCACGGCGCATTAGTGGGCTTAATTTGTGGTGGTGTAGAACAATCCTCTAAAGGTTGGACTCTGCCGCTATTAGAGCTGATGAATGATGGTCAAGCACTGCCGCCAAAACTGCAAACTATGGTTGAAGAGCTTTATCAAGATGCAGTGACTCGTCTATCCGACACTGACTTTGGTTTTAGCCCTATGCTTCCTGAAGAGGAAGAAACTTTGGCAAAGCGTGTGGAAGCGCTATCGCTATGGGTACAGAGCTTCCTTACTGGCATCGCCATTATTCAACCTAAATTGAATAAAGCCTCAAAAGATGTTCGTGAAGTGATTCAAGACCTATCGGAAATCGCACAAGTTGAATTTGACGTTGCAGAAGACGAAGAGTCAGAAGCCGCACTTATCGAATTAATGGAGTTTACCCGCATGGCCGCATTGCTCTGCTACTCCGAATTTGGGCCAGCGATAGAAGACGACAAACCAATTGATCTTGGTGTTTTGCACTAA
- the ubiH gene encoding 2-octaprenyl-6-methoxyphenyl hydroxylase → MTNTTTVEQVDIAIVGGAMAGATLALGLTHIAKQAGRPLKIALIEAHRPNDEHPGFDARSIAISHGSIFQLKKLQIWPHIAALASEINHIHISERGNFGMTELSSDDFQLPYLGQVVELEAVGQQLFNQLEQSDIQLHCPASLSEVEAQDDQQLLTLSCGQKIAAKLLVAADGLNSKVRHAFNQPLEQVDFQQSAIITNIHTEQPHQGWAYERFTQSGPLALLPMADRNGEHRLSMVWALSPNEAEQMLAAPKAEFIEKLQATFGYRAGRFVDIGERVSYPLMLSYMQRPIYHRTVFLGNAAQTLHPIAGQGFNLGLRDVVSLLQVIEQALTNVDGCELDVGINHITHDYLARRNADRDSTMNSIEFLVRGFSNDHWPLVLGRNIGLRLLSWFPPLKAPVARKAMGWTTS, encoded by the coding sequence ATGACTAACACCACTACAGTCGAACAGGTCGATATCGCTATTGTCGGCGGTGCAATGGCTGGCGCTACTCTAGCGCTTGGCTTGACACATATTGCCAAGCAAGCGGGGCGGCCACTGAAAATTGCCTTGATCGAAGCACATCGCCCTAATGATGAGCACCCTGGTTTCGACGCCCGCTCAATTGCGATTTCTCACGGCTCTATTTTTCAGTTAAAAAAATTGCAAATATGGCCACATATTGCCGCGCTTGCCAGCGAAATCAACCATATCCATATCTCTGAACGTGGCAATTTTGGCATGACGGAGCTTAGCAGTGACGACTTCCAGCTGCCTTATTTAGGTCAGGTGGTTGAGCTAGAAGCGGTCGGTCAACAGCTGTTTAACCAGCTTGAACAAAGCGATATTCAATTACATTGCCCTGCGAGCTTGAGTGAAGTAGAGGCGCAAGACGATCAACAACTACTTACCTTAAGTTGCGGCCAGAAAATTGCCGCTAAGCTGCTGGTGGCCGCAGACGGACTTAACTCCAAAGTACGTCATGCTTTTAACCAGCCACTTGAACAGGTCGATTTTCAGCAAAGCGCTATCATTACTAATATCCATACTGAGCAGCCACACCAAGGCTGGGCTTATGAGCGTTTTACTCAAAGTGGGCCATTAGCATTGCTGCCGATGGCAGACAGAAATGGCGAGCATAGATTGTCGATGGTGTGGGCGCTATCGCCTAATGAAGCCGAGCAGATGCTAGCAGCGCCTAAAGCTGAGTTTATCGAAAAGTTGCAGGCAACTTTTGGTTACCGAGCAGGGCGCTTCGTCGATATTGGCGAGCGCGTTAGTTACCCCTTGATGCTGTCTTATATGCAGCGGCCTATCTACCATCGCACCGTATTTTTAGGCAATGCTGCGCAAACACTGCACCCAATTGCGGGGCAGGGCTTTAACTTAGGCCTACGCGATGTGGTGAGTTTGTTGCAAGTGATAGAGCAAGCGCTTACTAATGTCGATGGCTGCGAGCTTGATGTGGGGATCAATCATATTACCCATGACTACTTAGCTCGTCGTAACGCCGACAGAGACAGCACTATGAATAGTATTGAGTTCTTAGTTCGTGGTTTCTCTAATGATCACTGGCCGTTAGTGTTAGGTCGTAATATCGGTTTGCGTTTACTGTCATGGTTTCCGCCACTTAAAGCGCCAGTTGCCCGTAAAGCCATGGGCTGGACGACTAGCTGA
- a CDS encoding FAD-dependent oxidoreductase — MLSTKTYDVAIVGGGMVGLATAIGLAMKGVSVVVIDAGQTHAVSGAPKLRVSAINKASQHLLTNIGAWPYLAASRISPYQKMQVWDKDSLGKIDFDAQSLGETHLGAIIENDAIAFALAERAAEFDELTYIENQRLERIAFGEREAWLTLDNGDSLSAALVVAADGANSWVREQCKIPMTFWDYNHHAVVATIRTELPHGDTARQVFDSEGPLAFLPLYEKDLSSIVWSVSPDKAKELQALDAVQFERALTAAFDGRLGMCSLESARQAFPLRMRYARHFARHRLVLAGDAAHTIHPLAGQGVNLGFLDAASIVQTVSELKEQGKDIGDYRHLRNLERWRKAEALEMISAMEGFKRLFEGSNPLKKAIRDIGLNLVDNFAPLKTLFIQQALGNKKSLPELCKSE; from the coding sequence ATGTTAAGCACAAAAACTTATGATGTCGCCATTGTTGGCGGCGGTATGGTTGGTTTAGCGACGGCCATAGGCTTGGCAATGAAAGGCGTGAGTGTGGTTGTTATCGACGCAGGTCAAACTCACGCCGTATCTGGTGCACCTAAACTCAGAGTCAGTGCGATTAACAAAGCCAGCCAACATTTACTGACTAATATAGGCGCATGGCCGTACTTGGCGGCAAGTCGTATTAGCCCCTACCAAAAGATGCAAGTTTGGGACAAAGACAGTTTAGGTAAAATCGATTTCGATGCCCAATCGCTGGGTGAAACTCACCTTGGGGCGATTATCGAGAACGATGCCATCGCCTTTGCACTCGCCGAACGCGCGGCAGAGTTCGATGAGCTGACCTATATTGAAAACCAACGACTAGAGCGTATTGCCTTTGGCGAGCGTGAAGCTTGGTTAACCTTAGACAATGGCGACAGCCTTAGCGCCGCATTGGTGGTTGCTGCCGATGGCGCTAATTCGTGGGTGCGCGAGCAGTGTAAGATCCCAATGACCTTCTGGGACTATAACCATCACGCTGTGGTCGCAACCATTCGCACCGAGCTGCCCCATGGTGACACCGCAAGGCAAGTATTCGACAGTGAAGGGCCGCTGGCTTTCCTACCTTTATATGAAAAAGATCTCAGCTCTATTGTCTGGTCAGTATCGCCAGACAAAGCTAAAGAGCTACAAGCATTAGATGCTGTGCAGTTTGAGCGGGCATTGACCGCTGCCTTCGACGGTCGTTTAGGTATGTGCTCGCTAGAAAGCGCCCGCCAAGCGTTTCCGCTACGTATGCGCTATGCACGCCACTTCGCTCGTCACCGTTTGGTACTGGCTGGGGATGCGGCGCACACCATTCATCCATTAGCTGGACAAGGGGTTAACTTAGGTTTCCTCGATGCTGCCAGCATAGTGCAAACCGTGAGTGAGCTTAAAGAGCAGGGCAAAGATATCGGCGATTATCGTCATCTACGTAATCTAGAGCGCTGGCGTAAAGCCGAAGCACTAGAGATGATAAGTGCAATGGAGGGCTTTAAGAGGCTATTTGAAGGCAGTAATCCACTCAAAAAAGCCATTCGCGATATTGGTTTAAATCTGGTCGACAATTTTGCGCCATTGAAAACACTGTTTATTCAACAGGCTCTCGGCAACAAGAAAAGTCTACCTGAACTGTGTAAAAGTGAATAA
- the gcvT gene encoding glycine cleavage system aminomethyltransferase GcvT, producing the protein MANKTVLFNKHLESNGKMVDFHGWDMPLNYGSQIEEHHAVRQDAGMFDVSHMTVVDVIGDDACAFLRKLLANDVAKLKVPGKALYGGMLDHNGGVIDDLITYYLSDTQYRIVVNSATREKDLAWINEQVKGFSVEVTERPELAMIAVQGPNAKAKAATVFNDTQNAAVEGMKPFFGVQADSLFIATTGYTGETGYEVIVPEAEAEALWQAFLDAGVKPCGLGARDTLRLEAGMNLYGLDMDESVNPLAANMGWTVAWAPEDRDFNGRKALEKIKAEGADKLVGLIMDAKGVIRHGMSVFFTDSDGVEQQGTITSGTFSPTLGYSIAMARVPNTIGDVAEVEMRKKRVPVKVIAPSFVRNGKQAF; encoded by the coding sequence ATGGCTAACAAAACTGTACTTTTTAACAAGCACCTAGAATCAAATGGCAAGATGGTAGATTTCCATGGTTGGGATATGCCACTTAACTACGGTTCTCAAATCGAAGAGCACCACGCTGTGCGTCAAGACGCTGGTATGTTCGACGTTTCTCACATGACAGTTGTTGATGTGATTGGTGATGACGCTTGTGCCTTTTTACGTAAGTTGCTAGCCAACGACGTAGCCAAGCTAAAAGTACCAGGCAAAGCGCTATACGGCGGCATGCTTGATCACAATGGCGGTGTTATCGACGACCTGATTACCTATTACCTTTCAGATACGCAGTACCGCATCGTGGTTAACTCAGCGACACGCGAAAAAGATCTTGCTTGGATCAACGAGCAAGTTAAAGGTTTCAGTGTTGAAGTGACAGAGCGTCCTGAACTGGCGATGATCGCTGTTCAAGGCCCTAACGCAAAAGCAAAAGCAGCGACAGTATTTAACGACACGCAAAACGCGGCCGTTGAAGGCATGAAGCCATTCTTTGGCGTACAAGCTGACTCACTATTTATAGCAACAACAGGCTACACTGGCGAAACCGGTTACGAAGTTATCGTGCCAGAAGCTGAAGCTGAAGCGCTTTGGCAAGCTTTCCTAGACGCTGGCGTTAAGCCATGTGGGCTAGGCGCACGTGATACGCTACGTCTTGAAGCGGGCATGAACCTTTACGGCCTAGATATGGACGAAAGCGTAAACCCACTTGCTGCAAACATGGGCTGGACGGTTGCTTGGGCACCAGAAGATCGTGACTTCAACGGTCGTAAAGCACTTGAGAAGATCAAAGCTGAAGGCGCTGACAAGTTAGTCGGTCTAATCATGGATGCTAAAGGTGTTATCCGTCACGGTATGTCAGTATTCTTTACCGACAGCGACGGTGTTGAGCAGCAAGGTACGATTACTAGTGGTACATTCTCGCCAACACTTGGCTACTCAATCGCAATGGCACGTGTACCAAACACTATTGGTGATGTGGCAGAAGTTGAGATGCGTAAGAAGCGTGTACCGGTTAAAGTGATTGCACCTTCGTTTGTACGTAACGGTAAGCAAGCATTCTAA
- the gcvH gene encoding glycine cleavage system protein GcvH, whose amino-acid sequence MSNIPAELKYASSHEWVRKEEDGSYTVGISEHAQELLGDMVFVELPEVGDDVNAGEDCAVAESVKAASDIYSPLTGEVLAVNEALEDSPELVNSDAFGDGWFFRVMPSDTAELENLLDAEGYQAVIDDE is encoded by the coding sequence ATGAGCAATATCCCAGCAGAACTAAAATATGCTTCTTCTCACGAGTGGGTTCGTAAAGAAGAAGACGGTAGCTACACAGTAGGTATCAGTGAGCACGCTCAAGAGCTATTGGGTGACATGGTGTTCGTTGAACTTCCAGAAGTTGGCGACGACGTTAACGCTGGTGAAGACTGCGCAGTGGCAGAGTCTGTAAAAGCAGCATCTGACATCTACTCACCTCTAACAGGTGAAGTATTGGCCGTTAACGAAGCACTAGAAGATTCTCCTGAGCTGGTTAACAGCGATGCATTTGGTGATGGTTGGTTCTTCCGCGTGATGCCTTCTGACACCGCTGAGTTAGAAAACCTGCTTGATGCCGAAGGTTATCAAGCGGTTATCGACGACGAGTAA
- the gcvP gene encoding aminomethyl-transferring glycine dehydrogenase, whose protein sequence is MTKETLTQLEQHELFLSRHIGPGAEQQQEMLNFVGAESLADLTGQIVPESILLNRDLAVGDSCGEAEGMAYIRQIADKNKVFKSYIGMGYHGTEVPSVIQRNVLENPGWYTAYTPYQPEIAQGRLEAILNFQQLSMDLTGLDLASSSLLDEATAAAEAMALSKRVSKAKKANIYFVADDVFPQTLDVIKTRAECFGFEVIVGPAADAANYELFGALFQYTNRYGQIVDHSELFAKLHEKKAIVSVAADIMSLVMLKSPGSMGADVVFGNSQRFGVPMGFGGPHAAFFVSRDAYKRSLPGRIIGVSQDTRGNRALRMAMQTREQHIRREKANSNICTAQVLLANMASFYAVFHGPQGLKVIAERIHRLADILAAGLTAKGVELVNNTWFDTLSIKGLDVAAVVARSEAAGLNLRIDSDGIVGVSVSETTLRTDVAELFDVILGAGHGLDVAALDEAILANGSTSVPAELVRTDAILTHPTFNRYQSETEMMRYIKRLENKDLALNHSMISLGSCTMKLNAATEMMPITWPEFGNMHPFCPQDQAQGYAELLEELSTWLVDITGYDAVSLQPNSGAQGEYAGLLAIKQYHESRGDAHRNICLIPQSAHGTNPASAQLAGMKIVVTACDKAGNIDMDDLRAKAAEVADNLSCIMVTYPSTHGVYEETISEICEVIHEHGGQVYLDGANMNAQVGLTSPGFIGADVSHLNLHKTFAIPHGGGGPGMGPIGVKKHLAPFLSGHAVVKHGLESDNNGAVSAAPFGSAGILPITWMYIKLLGKKGLRESTQVALLNANYMMKKLSEHYPVLYTGRNDRVAHECIIDLRPLKESSGVTEMDIAKRLNDYGFHAPTMSFPVAGTLMIEPTESESKVELDRFIEAMVAIRGEVAKVEAGEWPADNNPLHNAPHTLADIMDPAFDSRPYSREEAVFPTAAVKLNKFWPTVNRIDDVFGDRNLFCACVPISDYE, encoded by the coding sequence ATGACCAAAGAAACCCTTACGCAGTTAGAGCAGCACGAATTATTTCTTAGCCGTCATATCGGTCCTGGTGCCGAACAGCAGCAAGAGATGCTGAATTTTGTGGGTGCTGAATCGTTAGCAGACTTGACCGGACAAATCGTGCCAGAGTCTATTCTGCTTAATCGTGACCTCGCCGTTGGCGATTCATGTGGTGAAGCTGAAGGCATGGCTTATATTCGTCAAATTGCGGATAAGAACAAGGTCTTCAAAAGCTACATAGGTATGGGTTATCACGGTACTGAAGTACCAAGTGTTATCCAGCGTAACGTGCTTGAAAATCCGGGGTGGTACACTGCTTACACGCCATACCAGCCAGAGATTGCTCAAGGTCGCCTAGAAGCAATCTTGAACTTCCAGCAGCTATCAATGGATCTTACCGGTCTTGACCTTGCGTCTTCATCATTGCTTGATGAAGCGACTGCTGCGGCTGAAGCCATGGCGTTGTCTAAGCGTGTTTCTAAAGCTAAAAAAGCCAACATCTACTTTGTTGCTGACGATGTATTCCCACAAACACTAGATGTAATAAAAACCCGCGCTGAGTGTTTTGGTTTTGAAGTTATCGTCGGCCCTGCAGCCGATGCCGCTAACTACGAACTATTTGGTGCCTTGTTCCAGTACACCAACCGTTATGGTCAAATTGTTGATCACAGCGAGTTGTTTGCCAAGTTGCATGAGAAAAAGGCGATTGTATCAGTGGCAGCCGACATCATGTCGCTAGTGATGCTTAAATCTCCAGGCTCTATGGGCGCCGATGTGGTATTTGGTAACTCACAGCGTTTTGGTGTGCCAATGGGCTTTGGTGGTCCTCACGCTGCCTTCTTTGTATCGCGTGATGCCTACAAGCGCTCCTTACCGGGCCGTATTATCGGAGTATCACAAGATACTCGCGGTAACCGTGCACTGCGTATGGCAATGCAAACTCGTGAGCAACATATCCGCCGCGAAAAAGCCAACTCAAACATCTGTACTGCACAGGTGTTACTGGCCAATATGGCGTCGTTCTACGCAGTATTCCATGGCCCACAAGGTCTTAAGGTTATTGCCGAGCGTATCCACCGTTTAGCTGACATTCTCGCTGCAGGCCTAACGGCTAAAGGCGTGGAACTGGTTAACAACACTTGGTTCGACACGCTCTCTATCAAAGGGCTAGATGTTGCTGCTGTTGTTGCTCGTTCAGAAGCCGCTGGCCTTAACCTACGTATCGATAGCGATGGCATTGTGGGCGTTAGCGTCAGCGAAACCACGCTACGTACCGATGTTGCCGAGCTATTTGATGTGATTTTAGGTGCTGGTCATGGTCTAGATGTGGCAGCACTTGATGAAGCTATCCTTGCTAACGGCAGCACGTCAGTGCCGGCTGAGCTTGTTCGCACCGATGCCATCTTGACTCATCCAACGTTTAATCGCTACCAAAGCGAAACAGAGATGATGCGTTACATCAAGCGCTTAGAGAACAAAGATCTCGCCTTGAACCACTCAATGATCTCACTGGGTTCATGCACCATGAAGCTAAACGCAGCCACCGAGATGATGCCTATCACTTGGCCTGAGTTTGGTAACATGCACCCATTCTGCCCACAAGACCAAGCACAAGGTTACGCCGAGCTGCTTGAAGAACTATCGACCTGGTTGGTGGATATCACAGGTTATGATGCGGTATCACTGCAACCTAACTCAGGTGCACAGGGTGAATACGCCGGTCTGCTAGCGATTAAGCAATACCACGAGTCTCGTGGCGATGCACACAGAAACATCTGTTTGATCCCACAGTCTGCGCACGGTACAAACCCAGCTTCAGCACAACTTGCTGGCATGAAAATCGTAGTTACCGCCTGTGATAAAGCCGGTAACATCGACATGGATGATCTACGTGCTAAAGCGGCAGAAGTGGCTGACAACCTGTCATGCATCATGGTGACCTACCCATCGACTCACGGTGTGTATGAAGAAACCATTAGCGAGATCTGCGAGGTGATTCATGAGCACGGCGGTCAAGTTTACCTTGATGGCGCCAACATGAACGCACAGGTAGGCCTAACATCACCTGGCTTTATCGGCGCTGACGTATCACACCTTAACTTGCATAAAACCTTCGCTATTCCACATGGCGGCGGCGGACCAGGTATGGGCCCAATTGGTGTTAAAAAGCACCTTGCGCCATTCCTATCTGGCCACGCAGTGGTTAAGCATGGTCTAGAGTCAGACAACAACGGTGCCGTTTCTGCTGCGCCATTTGGTAGCGCAGGTATCCTGCCTATCACTTGGATGTACATCAAGTTACTCGGTAAGAAGGGTCTGCGTGAGTCAACGCAAGTGGCACTGCTTAACGCTAACTACATGATGAAGAAACTGTCTGAGCATTACCCGGTACTTTATACAGGCCGAAATGACCGTGTTGCCCATGAGTGCATCATCGATTTACGTCCACTTAAAGAGTCATCAGGTGTGACTGAGATGGATATCGCTAAGCGTCTTAACGATTACGGCTTCCATGCGCCAACCATGAGCTTCCCAGTTGCGGGAACCTTAATGATTGAGCCAACAGAGTCTGAGTCTAAAGTTGAGCTAGACAGATTCATCGAGGCGATGGTGGCTATTCGCGGCGAAGTTGCCAAGGTAGAAGCCGGTGAATGGCCAGCGGACAATAACCCGCTGCACAATGCACCGCATACCCTAGCTGACATCATGGACCCAGCGTTTGATTCACGTCCTTACAGTCGTGAAGAAGCCGTGTTCCCAACGGCAGCGGTTAAGTTGAATAAGTTCTGGCCAACGGTTAATCGTATTGATGATGTGTTTGGTGACAGAAACCTTTTCTGTGCTTGTGTGCCAATTTCTGACTACGAATAA
- a CDS encoding DUF5677 domain-containing protein produces the protein MNFLTEELNKALAELALNGLAQPDNEKFITEFASQKAALLRGNLNISGVEMLKSQRNEFSEFTQLNESRWQTGFDLLETHIRICIESGVDLHRNMQNGSENEDLFLFTVLLRHHARACHISNEILCLLKNGFSDAAHARWRALHEVNVTAMFIDKHGEECARRFDAHEIIDCYDGMKEHKKFEHRLNSKAPEQSIIDNYKIMFDAAKKEFGKGFETHYGWAAIYFPDRTPKSVGFRALEQDVELEHMRPYYKMASQNVHAGSKGTKSRLALSECEDDVLIVGQSSSGMCDPAHSTALSLMQITLTLLKFNPNIDNVVLMNLLRKYAEDIGDAFKFALEKSNSD, from the coding sequence ATGAATTTTTTAACAGAAGAGCTTAATAAAGCCCTCGCTGAATTAGCTTTAAATGGATTGGCTCAACCAGATAACGAGAAATTCATTACTGAATTTGCTAGCCAAAAGGCTGCTTTGCTCCGTGGAAACTTGAATATTAGCGGCGTCGAAATGCTCAAGTCACAAAGAAACGAATTTTCTGAATTTACTCAACTCAATGAATCTAGATGGCAAACTGGCTTCGACTTATTGGAAACTCATATACGAATTTGTATCGAGTCTGGGGTGGACTTGCACCGTAATATGCAAAATGGTAGTGAAAATGAAGACTTGTTCTTATTTACTGTTTTGCTTCGCCATCATGCTAGAGCATGTCACATTTCTAATGAAATATTATGTCTCTTAAAGAACGGATTTTCCGATGCTGCACATGCACGCTGGCGTGCATTACACGAAGTTAATGTGACGGCAATGTTTATTGATAAGCATGGTGAAGAATGTGCCAGGCGATTTGATGCTCATGAAATAATTGATTGCTATGACGGAATGAAAGAGCATAAGAAATTTGAACATCGATTGAATTCAAAAGCACCCGAACAAAGCATAATCGATAACTATAAAATAATGTTCGATGCTGCTAAGAAAGAATTTGGCAAAGGATTTGAAACTCATTACGGTTGGGCGGCGATATATTTTCCAGATAGGACTCCTAAAAGCGTTGGTTTCAGAGCTTTGGAACAAGACGTAGAGTTAGAGCATATGCGACCATATTATAAAATGGCAAGTCAAAACGTTCATGCTGGATCTAAAGGCACGAAGAGTCGACTTGCACTGAGTGAATGTGAAGATGATGTGTTGATTGTGGGACAGAGTAGTTCAGGCATGTGCGACCCTGCACATTCTACAGCCTTGAGCCTAATGCAGATTACTTTAACTTTGCTTAAGTTTAATCCGAATATTGATAACGTCGTGCTGATGAATTTACTTAGAAAGTACGCAGAAGATATTGGTGATGCATTCAAATTCGCTTTGGAAAAATCTAACTCCGATTAG
- the nrfA gene encoding ammonia-forming cytochrome c nitrite reductase, which yields MLNKNLKITAIAMVIASISTSTLAGDEIDPRSEQYAKKFPKQYKTWKKTIEQDKKIDEVKSNPNLAVLWAGYAFSRDYDTPRGHQYAITDVRGTLRVGSPDAEHKDLQPMACWSCKGPDVPRLITEQGEDGFFNNTWSSAGAEIVNTIGCQDCHEPGSSKLRVSRPFAQRAMDKIGKEWDSASKTDRKSMVCGQCHVEYYFEKGSKKAAFPWDNGVEADNVEEFFDSIDFVDWTHQISKTPMLKAQHPDYETWSSGVHGQNNVTCIDCHMPKITNDKGRKFTDHQVGNPFDRFEQVCANCHEQSKEQMVDVVQKRQAMINGLKDRVEIQLVHAHYEAGAAIKEGASEADLKPIQDDIRHAQWRWDYATASHGIAMHNPEEALRVLGTAIDLAADARVKLARLLGKMGIKQPVAIPDISTKEKAQKAIGLNMDKLEAEKANFSKTILPKWDKEAKERESKLNK from the coding sequence ATGTTAAATAAAAATTTGAAAATTACAGCGATAGCAATGGTTATTGCTAGCATCTCTACCTCAACTTTGGCTGGTGATGAAATAGATCCTCGAAGTGAACAATACGCTAAGAAATTTCCAAAGCAATATAAAACTTGGAAAAAGACTATAGAGCAAGATAAGAAGATTGATGAAGTAAAATCAAATCCAAATCTTGCCGTATTGTGGGCTGGTTACGCATTCTCTAGAGATTATGATACTCCGAGAGGACATCAATATGCGATCACAGATGTACGTGGAACGTTAAGGGTAGGTAGCCCGGATGCAGAGCATAAAGATCTGCAGCCTATGGCTTGTTGGTCATGTAAAGGTCCAGACGTTCCCCGACTAATTACCGAACAAGGGGAGGATGGATTTTTTAATAATACTTGGAGCTCAGCTGGTGCAGAAATAGTGAATACTATTGGTTGTCAGGATTGTCATGAGCCAGGTTCGTCTAAGCTTCGGGTATCCAGGCCTTTTGCTCAACGTGCGATGGATAAGATAGGTAAAGAGTGGGACAGTGCATCGAAAACTGACAGAAAGTCTATGGTATGTGGGCAGTGTCACGTTGAATATTACTTTGAGAAGGGTAGTAAAAAAGCAGCTTTCCCATGGGACAATGGCGTTGAAGCCGACAATGTAGAAGAGTTTTTCGACTCTATAGATTTTGTTGATTGGACACATCAAATCTCAAAAACTCCCATGCTTAAAGCCCAGCACCCAGATTATGAGACATGGAGTTCAGGCGTTCATGGCCAAAACAATGTCACTTGTATCGATTGCCATATGCCTAAAATTACCAATGATAAGGGGCGTAAGTTTACCGACCATCAAGTCGGTAATCCGTTTGATCGTTTCGAGCAGGTCTGTGCTAATTGTCACGAACAGAGCAAAGAACAGATGGTAGACGTTGTACAAAAACGTCAAGCAATGATTAATGGACTTAAAGATCGAGTAGAAATTCAGTTGGTTCACGCTCACTACGAAGCTGGCGCTGCGATTAAAGAGGGAGCATCTGAAGCAGATCTTAAGCCAATTCAAGACGATATTAGACATGCGCAATGGCGCTGGGATTATGCGACTGCTTCACATGGTATAGCAATGCACAATCCAGAAGAAGCGTTAAGAGTACTAGGAACAGCAATTGATTTGGCCGCTGATGCGAGGGTGAAGCTGGCTCGATTACTCGGCAAGATGGGCATCAAACAGCCTGTCGCTATCCCTGATATATCAACTAAGGAAAAAGCACAGAAAGCGATAGGCTTAAATATGGATAAGCTAGAAGCCGAAAAAGCTAACTTTTCGAAAACTATTCTGCCCAAATGGGATAAAGAAGCTAAAGAAAGAGAGTCAAAACTTAATAAGTAA